Proteins encoded in a region of the Haloarcula sp. CBA1129 genome:
- a CDS encoding NAD(+)/NADH kinase: MTVGIVAQRDNDRAMSLASTLCDRLRATSAAVVVDETTAGTLGDHDAWEAAVPDSAPVEEMSACELVVSIGGDGTFLYAARGAGSTPILGVNLGEVGFLNAIAPEEAIETVVAEVEHIQKTGSARTRAKPRLQASGDDWELSPALNEVVVQGERRGHGGGATLDVYVDDSLYTSGHADGVLVATPTGSTAYNLSERGPLVHPDVSGLIITGMADETGTPPLVVDVDSEIAVELTDADSGVVVSDGRVRKDVVPPERITVSRASEPVRLAGPPLDFFTALDKLA, encoded by the coding sequence ATGACTGTCGGTATCGTCGCACAGCGGGACAACGACCGGGCCATGTCGCTTGCGAGTACACTGTGTGACCGACTGCGCGCCACGTCGGCGGCCGTCGTCGTGGACGAAACGACCGCCGGGACGCTGGGTGACCACGACGCGTGGGAGGCCGCCGTGCCAGATTCGGCTCCCGTCGAGGAGATGTCCGCCTGTGAGCTCGTCGTGAGTATCGGCGGCGACGGGACGTTTCTGTATGCCGCCCGCGGTGCGGGGTCAACGCCGATACTGGGCGTCAACCTCGGTGAAGTGGGCTTTCTGAACGCGATCGCGCCCGAGGAAGCCATCGAGACAGTCGTCGCCGAGGTCGAACACATCCAGAAGACCGGGAGCGCACGGACGCGGGCCAAGCCGCGGCTCCAAGCAAGCGGCGACGACTGGGAGCTGTCGCCGGCCCTAAACGAGGTCGTCGTGCAGGGCGAGCGTCGGGGTCACGGCGGCGGGGCCACGCTCGACGTGTACGTCGACGACTCGCTGTACACGTCCGGCCACGCCGACGGCGTGCTGGTGGCGACACCCACGGGGTCGACGGCGTACAACCTCAGCGAACGCGGCCCGCTCGTCCACCCCGACGTATCAGGCCTCATCATCACGGGAATGGCAGACGAAACCGGGACGCCGCCGCTGGTCGTCGACGTTGACAGCGAAATCGCCGTCGAACTCACGGACGCCGACAGCGGCGTCGTCGTCAGTGACGGACGGGTCAGAAAAGACGTGGTGCCGCCGGAGCGAATAACCGTCTCGCGTGCGAGCGAACCGGTCCGGCTTGCCGGGCCGCCGCTTGACTTCTTCACCGCACTGGACAAGCTAGCCTAA